One Candidatus Devosia phytovorans genomic window carries:
- a CDS encoding TonB-dependent receptor, whose protein sequence is MGLVKSRAATLMGGVALAIVAAQGAAAQNVNTTNVTLLERLVIGAGAPKVAIDTPQAVTVIDQEDLDKTQATTVGDIFESVPGVTMLGSDNVLGQAFNIRGIGVTENTADAARIIINVDGVPKFNEQYRMGSFFSEPELYKQVEVLRGPASSTLYGAGALGGVINFTTKDASDFIADGKTGAIRAKASYDSNGDGTLLSGIWAHQLNETFDILAAGNWRRAEDFTFADGTIGQGTDFSTLSGLIKGTAQFGENDEQVLRLSYQRWNSDDPDQPYVQTQIDPAFNTAFGFTDRTVTDDTVVLSYENPASDNPWLDTNIQLSYSNTQNSQSDGTSSAIPGVPSTAILDDTTYVYRNYQLKADNTVEWIGDNFENYFTFGFQASHQDRLAERPNPSSAQRLLQHPEGTEDKLGLFVQNEFVYDERLTLIAGMRGDFSAISPSAEITGARDISNEAFSPKIAALYDINDNIGVFGSVAYTERLPTIDELYTVQNSGAGMNMDLLKERAVNYELGGTLSGFDLIQSGDQASLKLTGFYNDLHDLIATSGSRSSATFPAVVYYANVDRARIYGIEAEAAYNSDLFFANLAYTATWGYDNSNDRPLRAIPAHRVVLSAGARVPEFNLEVGARAKLVSDSENSVAATTTSPVVPRDGYQSYDLFASWKPDTGVFAGTTLQASIENIFNADYRDNLSQTDSKGRTFKLTLSKQFDY, encoded by the coding sequence ATGGGGCTGGTTAAGTCGCGTGCCGCGACCCTTATGGGTGGCGTGGCGCTTGCAATCGTGGCTGCGCAGGGCGCCGCAGCACAGAATGTCAACACGACCAATGTGACGCTGCTGGAACGCCTGGTGATCGGCGCGGGTGCGCCGAAAGTGGCAATCGATACGCCGCAGGCGGTGACGGTCATTGACCAGGAAGATCTGGACAAGACCCAGGCCACGACGGTTGGCGATATTTTCGAAAGCGTTCCCGGTGTGACGATGCTCGGTTCGGACAATGTCCTGGGCCAGGCGTTCAATATCCGCGGTATCGGCGTGACCGAAAACACCGCTGACGCGGCCCGCATCATCATCAATGTGGATGGTGTGCCGAAATTCAACGAGCAATACCGTATGGGCTCGTTCTTCTCGGAGCCCGAGCTGTACAAGCAGGTAGAAGTGCTGCGTGGTCCTGCGTCGTCCACGCTCTACGGAGCCGGTGCCCTCGGTGGCGTGATCAACTTCACCACCAAGGACGCATCCGACTTCATAGCCGACGGCAAGACCGGCGCTATCCGCGCCAAGGCCTCCTACGATTCCAACGGCGATGGTACGCTGCTCTCGGGTATCTGGGCGCACCAGCTCAACGAGACGTTCGACATCCTCGCTGCAGGCAACTGGCGCCGGGCCGAAGACTTCACCTTCGCCGATGGCACCATCGGTCAGGGTACCGACTTTTCGACACTCTCAGGCCTGATCAAGGGCACTGCCCAGTTTGGCGAGAATGACGAGCAGGTGCTCCGCCTGTCCTATCAGCGCTGGAATTCGGATGATCCGGACCAGCCCTATGTGCAGACTCAGATCGATCCGGCGTTCAACACTGCCTTTGGTTTCACCGACCGCACTGTGACCGACGACACTGTCGTCCTGTCGTATGAGAATCCGGCCAGCGACAATCCCTGGCTCGATACGAATATCCAGCTCTCATATTCGAACACGCAGAATAGCCAGTCTGACGGCACCTCGTCGGCCATACCTGGCGTCCCAAGCACGGCAATTCTGGATGACACGACCTATGTGTACCGGAACTACCAGCTAAAAGCTGACAACACCGTCGAGTGGATTGGCGACAACTTCGAAAACTACTTCACCTTCGGCTTCCAGGCCAGCCATCAGGATCGCCTTGCCGAACGTCCGAACCCGTCGAGTGCCCAGCGTTTGCTGCAGCACCCGGAAGGCACCGAGGACAAGCTGGGCTTGTTCGTGCAGAACGAGTTCGTCTACGACGAGCGCCTTACGTTGATCGCCGGTATGCGCGGCGACTTCAGCGCCATTTCGCCTTCAGCGGAAATCACGGGCGCACGCGATATCAGCAACGAAGCGTTCTCACCCAAGATCGCGGCACTTTACGACATCAATGACAATATCGGCGTGTTCGGCTCGGTCGCCTATACTGAACGCCTGCCGACCATCGATGAACTCTACACCGTTCAGAACAGCGGCGCGGGCATGAACATGGACCTGCTCAAGGAACGGGCGGTCAACTATGAGCTGGGCGGCACGCTGTCCGGCTTCGATCTGATCCAGTCTGGCGACCAAGCATCGCTGAAGCTCACGGGCTTCTACAATGACCTGCACGACCTGATCGCAACCAGCGGCTCGCGCTCGTCGGCAACCTTCCCGGCTGTCGTCTACTACGCCAACGTCGATCGGGCCCGCATTTACGGCATCGAGGCGGAAGCGGCCTATAACTCGGACCTGTTCTTTGCCAATCTCGCCTATACGGCGACCTGGGGCTACGACAACAGCAACGATCGTCCGCTGCGCGCAATTCCGGCTCACCGCGTCGTGCTGTCAGCTGGTGCCCGTGTTCCCGAGTTCAATCTTGAAGTGGGTGCACGCGCCAAGCTTGTCTCGGATTCCGAAAACAGTGTAGCAGCCACCACCACAAGCCCCGTGGTACCGCGCGACGGCTACCAGAGCTACGATCTCTTTGCATCGTGGAAGCCCGATACCGGCGTGTTTGCCGGCACCACGCTGCAGGCGTCGATTGAGAACATCTTCAACGCCGATTACCGCGACAACCTCTCGCAGACGGATTCTAAGGGCCGCACATTCAAGCTGACCCTGTCCAAGCAGTTCGACTACTAA
- the nrdF gene encoding class 1b ribonucleoside-diphosphate reductase subunit beta — MNVHIKPLSRVRAINWNRVQDDKDLEVWNRLTSNFWLPEKVPLSNDIPSWATLNPLEQQLTIRVFTGLTLLDTIQNGVGAVRLMADAKTPHEEAVLSNISFMEAVHARSYSSIFSTLCLTPDVDDAYRWSEENEFLQRKASLIMEQYDSADPLKKKVASVFLESFLFYSGFYLPMYWSSRAKLTNTADLIRLIIKDEAVHGYYIGYKFQRELERVSEERRQEIKDFAFDFLLELYDNEARYTEELYDGVGLSEDVKKFLHYNANKALMNLGYEALFPPEACKVNAAILSALSPNADENHDFFSGSGSSYVIGKAISTEDEDWNF, encoded by the coding sequence ATGAACGTTCACATCAAGCCGCTCAGCCGCGTCCGCGCCATCAACTGGAACCGTGTCCAGGACGACAAGGATCTCGAGGTCTGGAACCGCCTGACTTCCAATTTCTGGCTGCCTGAAAAGGTGCCGCTGAGCAATGACATCCCGTCCTGGGCAACGCTCAACCCGCTCGAGCAGCAGCTCACCATCCGCGTCTTCACCGGCCTGACGCTGCTCGACACTATCCAGAACGGCGTCGGCGCCGTTCGACTGATGGCTGATGCGAAGACCCCGCATGAAGAGGCGGTGCTGTCCAACATCTCGTTTATGGAAGCGGTGCATGCCCGTTCCTATTCGTCGATCTTTTCGACGCTTTGCCTGACCCCGGACGTCGACGACGCCTATCGCTGGTCGGAAGAAAACGAGTTCCTGCAGCGCAAGGCCTCGTTGATCATGGAGCAGTATGACAGCGCCGATCCGCTGAAGAAGAAGGTCGCCTCGGTCTTCCTCGAAAGCTTCCTGTTCTATTCCGGCTTCTACCTGCCCATGTACTGGTCGAGCCGCGCCAAGCTCACCAATACCGCCGACCTCATCCGCCTGATCATCAAGGACGAGGCCGTGCACGGCTATTACATCGGCTACAAGTTCCAGCGCGAGCTGGAACGCGTCTCCGAAGAGCGCCGCCAGGAGATCAAGGATTTCGCCTTCGACTTCCTGCTCGAGCTCTATGACAACGAAGCCCGCTATACCGAAGAACTCTATGACGGCGTCGGCCTGTCCGAGGACGTCAAGAAGTTCCTCCACTACAACGCCAACAAGGCGCTGATGAACCTGGGCTACGAAGCCCTGTTCCCGCCCGAGGCCTGCAAGGTCAACGCGGCAATCCTCTCGGCCCTGTCGCCGAACGCCGACGAGAACCACGACTTCTTCTCGGGTTCGGGCTCGTCCTATGTCATCGGCAAGGCCATTTCCACCGAGGACGAAGACTGGAACTTCTGA
- the nrdE gene encoding class 1b ribonucleoside-diphosphate reductase subunit alpha, with amino-acid sequence MDFHALNAMLNLYDEAGNIQFDKDKQAAKQYFLQHVNQNTVFFHNLREKLDYLTTEGYYERAVLDQYTFNFVRDLFDHAFDKKFRFPTFLGAFKYYTSYTLKTFDGKRYLERYEDRVCMVAMALARGDEVLARNLVDEIMAGRFQPATPTFLNAGKAQRGELVSCFLLRVEDNMESIGRSINSALQLSKRGGGVALSLTNVREMGAPIKQIENQSSGVLPVMKLLEDSFSYANQLGARQGAGAVYLHAHHPDIMRFLDTKRENADEKVRIKTLSLGVVIPDITFELAKNNEDMYLFSPYDVQKVYGVPMTEISVTEKYREMVEDGRIKKKKIKAREFFQIIAEIQFESGYPYIMFEDTVNKANPIAGRITMSNLCSEILQVSDASTFNEDLSYDHMGKDISCNLGSLNIANAMDSEDFGKTIETSIRALTAVADMSNISSVPSIAKGNDESHAIGLGAMNLHGYLARERIFYGSEEGVDFTNIYFLTVAYHAVRASNLIATERGETFKGFGNSKYASGEYFDKYTDQEWLPATEKVAKLFEDAGIHIPTREDWKDLKAKVMMTGMYNQNLQAVPPTGSISYINHSTSSIHPIVSKIEIRKEGKIGRVYYPAAFMSNDNLEYYQDAYEIGPEKIIDTYAAATQHVDQGLSLTLFFRDTATTRDINKAQIYAWKKGIKTIYYIRLRQMALEGTEVQGCVSCAL; translated from the coding sequence CTGGACTTCCACGCGCTGAACGCCATGCTGAACCTCTATGACGAGGCCGGCAATATTCAGTTCGACAAGGACAAGCAGGCGGCCAAGCAGTATTTCCTGCAGCATGTGAACCAGAACACCGTGTTCTTCCACAATCTGCGCGAAAAGCTCGATTACCTGACCACCGAGGGCTATTACGAGCGCGCTGTGCTGGATCAGTACACGTTCAATTTCGTGCGCGACCTGTTCGACCACGCCTTCGACAAGAAATTCCGCTTCCCGACCTTCCTCGGCGCGTTCAAATACTACACCAGCTATACGCTCAAGACCTTCGACGGTAAGCGCTATCTCGAGCGCTATGAAGACCGCGTCTGCATGGTGGCGATGGCATTGGCCCGGGGCGACGAAGTCTTGGCCCGCAATCTCGTCGACGAGATCATGGCCGGCCGTTTCCAGCCGGCGACGCCCACCTTCCTCAATGCCGGCAAGGCGCAGCGCGGCGAGCTCGTTTCCTGCTTCCTGCTGCGTGTCGAAGACAATATGGAATCGATCGGCCGCTCGATCAATTCGGCCCTGCAGCTCTCAAAGCGCGGTGGCGGTGTGGCCCTGAGCCTCACCAATGTTCGCGAGATGGGCGCCCCGATCAAGCAGATCGAGAACCAGTCCTCGGGCGTGCTGCCGGTGATGAAGCTGCTCGAAGACAGCTTCTCCTACGCCAACCAGCTCGGCGCCCGTCAGGGCGCGGGCGCAGTCTATCTGCATGCCCATCACCCTGACATCATGCGCTTCCTCGACACCAAGCGCGAAAATGCCGACGAAAAGGTCCGCATCAAGACGCTGTCGCTGGGCGTGGTGATCCCCGACATCACCTTCGAACTCGCCAAGAACAACGAGGATATGTACCTCTTCTCGCCCTATGACGTGCAGAAGGTCTATGGCGTGCCGATGACCGAGATTTCGGTCACCGAGAAGTACCGCGAGATGGTCGAGGACGGCCGCATCAAGAAGAAGAAGATCAAGGCGCGCGAATTCTTCCAGATCATCGCCGAGATCCAGTTCGAGAGCGGCTATCCCTACATCATGTTCGAGGACACGGTGAACAAGGCCAACCCGATCGCCGGCCGCATCACCATGTCCAACCTGTGCTCGGAAATCCTGCAGGTCAGCGATGCCTCGACCTTCAACGAGGACCTGTCCTATGACCACATGGGCAAGGACATTTCCTGTAATCTCGGGTCGCTGAACATCGCCAATGCGATGGACTCCGAAGATTTCGGCAAGACCATCGAGACTTCCATTCGTGCGCTGACCGCCGTGGCGGACATGAGCAATATCTCGTCCGTTCCCTCGATCGCCAAGGGCAATGACGAGAGCCATGCCATCGGCCTGGGCGCGATGAACCTGCACGGCTATCTGGCCCGCGAGCGCATCTTCTACGGTTCGGAAGAAGGTGTCGACTTCACCAATATCTACTTCCTGACCGTGGCTTACCACGCCGTCAGGGCGTCAAATCTGATCGCCACAGAACGCGGCGAGACCTTCAAGGGCTTCGGCAATTCCAAATACGCGTCAGGCGAATATTTCGACAAGTACACTGACCAAGAATGGCTGCCGGCCACCGAAAAGGTTGCCAAGCTGTTCGAAGACGCCGGCATTCACATCCCGACCCGGGAAGACTGGAAGGATCTGAAGGCCAAGGTCATGATGACCGGCATGTACAACCAGAACCTGCAGGCCGTGCCGCCGACCGGTTCGATCTCCTACATCAACCACTCGACCTCCTCGATCCACCCGATCGTCTCCAAGATCGAGATCCGGAAGGAAGGCAAGATCGGCCGCGTCTACTATCCGGCTGCCTTCATGAGCAATGACAACCTGGAATATTACCAGGACGCCTATGAGATCGGTCCGGAAAAGATCATCGACACCTATGCCGCAGCCACCCAGCACGTCGACCAGGGCCTGTCGCTGACACTGTTCTTCCGCGATACCGCGACCACCCGCGATATCAACAAGGCGCAGATCTACGCCTGGAAGAAGGGCATCAAGACCATCTATTACATCCGCCTGCGCCAGATGGCGCTGGAAGGCACGGAGGTGCAGGGCTGCGTTTCCTGCGCGCTCTGA
- the nrdI gene encoding class Ib ribonucleoside-diphosphate reductase assembly flavoprotein NrdI, whose protein sequence is MVTLVYYSSRSDNTHRFVQKLGFSNLRLPVDAASAAPLVDEPYVLVVPTYGGLGNKGAVPKPVIQFLNVAANRNLIRGVIAGGNTNFGTTYCIAGDIVSQKCAVPLLYRFELLGTAEDVANVRQGLEEFWTRSH, encoded by the coding sequence ATGGTGACGCTCGTCTATTATTCCAGCAGGTCGGACAACACCCACCGCTTTGTACAAAAGCTCGGGTTTTCCAACCTTCGTCTGCCGGTCGACGCCGCCTCCGCTGCCCCCCTGGTCGATGAGCCCTATGTGCTTGTCGTCCCCACCTATGGTGGTTTGGGAAACAAGGGTGCGGTGCCCAAGCCGGTCATCCAGTTTCTCAATGTAGCCGCCAACCGCAACCTGATCCGCGGCGTCATCGCCGGGGGTAATACCAATTTCGGCACGACCTATTGCATAGCGGGCGACATCGTCTCGCAAAAATGCGCCGTGCCGCTTCTCTACCGCTTCGAACTGCTCGGAACGGCTGAGGACGTCGCCAATGTCAGACAGGGACTCGAAGAGTTTTGGACACGCTCACACTAG
- the nrdH gene encoding glutaredoxin-like protein NrdH: MTITVYSKPACVQCTATTRALDRKGIEYTVVDISEDADAYAMVEGLGYRQVPVVVAGEQHWAGFRPDMIGGLA; this comes from the coding sequence ATGACCATCACCGTTTACAGCAAGCCCGCCTGCGTCCAGTGCACCGCCACCACCCGGGCGCTCGATCGCAAGGGCATTGAATATACGGTCGTCGATATCTCCGAAGATGCAGACGCCTACGCCATGGTCGAAGGCCTGGGCTATCGTCAGGTCCCCGTGGTCGTTGCCGGCGAGCAGCACTGGGCCGGCTTCCGCCCGGACATGATCGGCGGCCTTGCCTGA
- a CDS encoding helix-turn-helix domain-containing protein, translating into MDDRTYYVPDANGVERLPTVLSMFNAAPPVMRAPHWHAQVEVNYIVRGWVHYRMSGHDIRFEQGDMALFWGGLPHQLDDAADDVVYAGGHLPLVHFFRLRLPQDVQSRLMQGATLITRATDASDPLNFERWNNYARSGDPMKASMAIEELLLRIERVRFDAYELLLGRAPVASAVVGLDHHSSPTVVRICDFIADNFREEIDSSDIAQAADIHPKYAMNVFKKSTGMTLNDYVNLMRLSYAQALLMQENANVLQVAMDSGFGSLSAFNKAFRKISGMSPSDFRRDMRTRPGGERTVPAQARLRIN; encoded by the coding sequence ATGGACGACCGGACCTACTACGTCCCCGACGCCAATGGCGTGGAGCGCTTGCCGACGGTTCTCTCCATGTTCAATGCTGCCCCTCCCGTCATGAGAGCACCGCACTGGCATGCCCAGGTCGAGGTCAACTACATCGTGCGCGGCTGGGTGCACTACCGCATGAGCGGCCACGATATCCGCTTCGAACAGGGCGATATGGCCCTGTTCTGGGGTGGTTTGCCCCATCAGCTCGACGATGCCGCGGACGACGTTGTCTATGCCGGCGGGCATCTGCCGCTGGTGCACTTCTTTCGCCTCCGCCTGCCGCAGGATGTGCAGTCGAGGCTCATGCAGGGGGCGACGCTGATCACTAGGGCGACCGACGCTTCCGACCCGCTGAACTTCGAGCGGTGGAACAATTATGCGCGATCGGGCGATCCGATGAAGGCCAGCATGGCCATCGAGGAACTGTTGCTGCGCATCGAGCGCGTCCGCTTTGATGCCTATGAACTTCTGCTGGGTCGCGCGCCGGTCGCCAGTGCAGTCGTCGGCCTCGATCACCACTCCTCGCCCACCGTGGTGCGCATCTGCGATTTCATTGCGGATAATTTCCGCGAGGAAATCGATTCGTCCGACATTGCCCAGGCGGCCGACATCCATCCCAAATACGCGATGAACGTCTTCAAGAAGTCGACGGGGATGACGCTCAACGATTATGTGAACCTGATGCGCCTCAGCTATGCCCAGGCCCTGCTGATGCAGGAAAACGCCAATGTGCTGCAGGTCGCCATGGACAGCGGTTTCGGCTCGCTCAGCGCCTTCAACAAGGCCTTCCGCAAGATCTCCGGCATGTCGCCCAGCGATTTCCGTCGCGACATGCGCACCCGGCCGGGTGGGGAACGCACGGTCCCGGCGCAGGCAAGGCTGCGTATCAACTAG
- a CDS encoding extracellular solute-binding protein yields MIRNSARLTRLAALTGVSMLSVTAAFAGDISVWVWDPNFNGNAMRLAAERYEAINPEANVIIDDSSTQDDIRLKLQTQLLAGNTEGLPDIVLIQDDVAQKYLQSFPGAFEPLSDTIDMAAFAQYKVAAATLDGKSYSVPFDSGVTGYFYRSDYFSEAGFTAEDLENITWDRLIEIGKVVQEKTGHKLLDVDFAETGLVSAMMHSTGQWYFNEDGSLNILENAALKKSLETYAALFAADLVQPVSDWADYTGSFTSGRTASVPVGVWMTGTIKANPDQSGKWAVAPIPRMDFEGSINASNWGGSSWFVLSSAPNKEEAVDFLNQIWAQDVDFYQEILVNQGAVGSLLAAREGEAYQSSDEFFGGEAVWQRFSQWLSEVPPIDYGLFTDEVRSAVEAQLPTIAQGGSVDEALQAINAQAQQQTQ; encoded by the coding sequence ATGATCCGCAATTCTGCGCGGTTGACGCGCCTTGCCGCCCTGACGGGCGTGAGCATGCTGAGTGTGACTGCCGCCTTCGCCGGCGACATTTCCGTCTGGGTCTGGGACCCCAATTTCAACGGCAATGCGATGCGCCTTGCCGCCGAGCGCTATGAGGCCATCAACCCGGAAGCCAATGTCATCATCGATGACAGCTCCACCCAGGACGACATCCGCCTCAAGCTGCAGACCCAGCTGCTGGCCGGCAATACCGAGGGCCTGCCCGATATCGTGCTGATCCAGGACGACGTGGCCCAGAAATATCTCCAGTCCTTCCCCGGCGCCTTCGAGCCGCTGTCGGACACGATCGATATGGCGGCCTTTGCCCAGTACAAGGTTGCGGCGGCGACGCTGGACGGCAAATCATATTCGGTGCCCTTCGATTCCGGCGTGACCGGCTATTTCTATCGCTCGGACTATTTCAGCGAAGCCGGCTTTACCGCCGAAGACCTCGAAAACATCACCTGGGACCGCCTGATCGAGATCGGCAAGGTCGTGCAGGAAAAGACCGGCCACAAGCTGCTCGACGTCGACTTTGCCGAAACGGGCCTCGTCAGCGCGATGATGCATTCCACCGGCCAGTGGTATTTCAACGAGGACGGCAGCCTCAACATCCTTGAAAACGCCGCCCTCAAAAAGTCGCTCGAGACCTATGCCGCGCTGTTTGCCGCCGATCTGGTGCAGCCCGTGTCCGACTGGGCCGACTATACCGGCTCCTTTACCTCGGGCCGCACCGCTTCGGTGCCCGTCGGCGTCTGGATGACCGGCACGATCAAGGCCAATCCCGACCAGTCCGGCAAGTGGGCCGTCGCCCCGATCCCGCGCATGGATTTCGAAGGCTCGATCAACGCCAGTAACTGGGGCGGCTCGAGCTGGTTCGTGCTCTCCTCTGCGCCCAACAAGGAAGAGGCTGTGGACTTCCTCAACCAGATCTGGGCCCAGGACGTCGACTTCTACCAGGAAATCCTCGTCAATCAGGGCGCCGTCGGCTCGCTGCTCGCGGCCCGCGAAGGCGAAGCCTACCAGTCGTCGGACGAGTTCTTCGGCGGCGAAGCGGTCTGGCAGCGCTTCTCGCAGTGGCTGAGTGAAGTGCCACCAATCGACTATGGCCTGTTTACCGACGAAGTGCGCTCGGCCGTCGAGGCGCAGCTTCCGACGATCGCGCAGGGTGGTAGCGTTGACGAAGCCCTCCAGGCGATCAACGCTCAAGCCCAGCAGCAGACCCAGTAA
- a CDS encoding sugar ABC transporter permease, translating into MAQGNLTRREEINGWVFVAPALVLLGLFMIYPIVWSLWMSLQTGRGMNFSFGGFANIMRLTQDGVFLRALGNTMLFLAVQVPIMIILALLFAVALNDPKLRFRGFFRTAIFLPCITSLIAYSTIFKSLFATEGVVNQTLLALHIIGSPISWLSDPFWAKVLIILAITWRWTGYNMIFYLAALQNIDRSIYEAARIDGVPAWARFRYLTIPMLKPVILFTTVLSTIGTLQLFDEVQNITQGGPSDSTLTLSLYIYNLTFKFMPSFGYSATVSWVIVVIVAILSFLQFLVARDRRTA; encoded by the coding sequence TTGGCACAAGGAAATCTCACCCGCCGGGAAGAGATAAACGGCTGGGTCTTCGTGGCACCGGCATTGGTCCTGCTCGGACTGTTCATGATCTACCCGATCGTCTGGTCGCTCTGGATGAGCCTGCAGACCGGTCGCGGCATGAACTTCAGCTTTGGCGGTTTCGCCAATATCATGCGCCTGACACAGGATGGCGTGTTCCTTCGGGCACTCGGCAATACGATGCTGTTCCTAGCCGTCCAGGTCCCGATCATGATCATTCTGGCCCTGCTCTTTGCGGTGGCGCTCAATGATCCCAAGCTCCGCTTTCGCGGCTTCTTCCGCACGGCGATCTTTTTGCCCTGCATCACCTCGCTGATTGCCTATTCGACCATCTTCAAGTCGCTGTTTGCGACCGAGGGCGTGGTCAATCAGACGCTGCTGGCGCTGCATATCATCGGCTCGCCGATCTCGTGGCTGTCCGATCCGTTCTGGGCAAAAGTGCTGATCATCCTCGCCATCACCTGGCGCTGGACCGGCTACAACATGATCTTCTATCTGGCGGCGCTGCAGAATATCGATCGTTCGATCTACGAGGCCGCCCGGATCGACGGCGTCCCCGCCTGGGCGCGCTTCCGCTACCTGACCATTCCCATGCTGAAGCCAGTGATCCTGTTCACCACCGTCCTTTCCACAATCGGTACCTTGCAGCTGTTTGACGAGGTGCAGAACATCACGCAGGGCGGCCCATCGGACTCCACGCTGACGCTCTCGCTCTATATCTACAACCTCACCTTCAAGTTCATGCCCAGCTTTGGCTATTCGGCCACCGTGTCCTGGGTCATCGTGGTGATCGTGGCCATTCTGAGCTTCCTGCAGTTCCTCGTCGCACGCGACAGGAGGACAGCATGA
- a CDS encoding carbohydrate ABC transporter permease, which produces MTLAYIRRGLVYVLLSIAAFVSIFPFIWMAIGTTNKSAEIIRGKSSPGTALFDNIAAFFTQIDVLRVFWNSILIAGIGTVLTLIISSLAGYAFEIFRSRVRERIFAFLLLLLSIPFAALMVPLFVMISQAKLVNTAAAVILPGIASIFIIFYFRQATKAFPRELRDAAKIDGLKEWQIFLYVYLPVMRSTYAAATIITFMANWNNFLWPLIVLQTENNKTITLVVSALTSAYTPDYGMIFVGTVLATLPTLIIFFVLQRRFVEGMLGAVK; this is translated from the coding sequence ATGACCCTGGCCTATATTCGCCGCGGGCTGGTCTATGTCCTGCTTTCGATCGCGGCTTTCGTGTCGATCTTCCCCTTCATCTGGATGGCGATCGGCACGACCAACAAGTCGGCCGAAATCATCCGCGGCAAGTCGAGCCCGGGGACGGCCCTGTTCGACAATATCGCGGCCTTCTTCACCCAGATCGATGTGCTGCGCGTGTTCTGGAACTCGATCCTGATCGCGGGCATCGGCACGGTCCTGACGCTGATCATCTCGTCACTGGCCGGTTACGCCTTCGAGATCTTCCGCTCCAGGGTTCGCGAGCGCATCTTTGCCTTCCTGCTGCTCTTGCTGTCCATCCCGTTTGCGGCGCTGATGGTGCCGCTGTTCGTGATGATTTCGCAGGCCAAGCTGGTCAATACGGCTGCCGCGGTGATCCTGCCGGGCATCGCCTCGATCTTCATCATCTTCTACTTCCGCCAGGCCACCAAGGCCTTCCCGCGGGAGTTGCGTGATGCCGCCAAGATCGACGGGCTCAAGGAATGGCAGATCTTTCTTTATGTCTATCTGCCCGTCATGCGCTCGACCTATGCGGCGGCGACCATCATCACCTTCATGGCCAACTGGAACAATTTCCTCTGGCCGCTGATCGTGTTGCAGACCGAAAACAACAAGACGATCACGCTGGTCGTGTCGGCCCTGACCTCGGCCTACACGCCCGACTACGGCATGATCTTCGTTGGCACCGTGCTCGCCACCCTGCCCACCCTCATCATCTTCTTTGTGCTCCAGCGCCGCTTCGTCGAAGGCATGCTGGGCGCGGTCAAATAG